From a region of the Georgenia yuyongxinii genome:
- a CDS encoding aminotransferase class V-fold PLP-dependent enzyme encodes MKSVAMGRAGVGPALHMTLDEFRAGFDALKTLAWLDTPGCPPASRPVLEALHRNLDSWQEGHFSWTEWEADPDHARADIASLLGATPADIALVSSVSEAASTIARSLPRGARVLVEAEEFRSNLFPWTALAERGEIEVVSPQAGGTGTLTDRLCASLVDGIDLVAVSTALSSTGARPDLSVIAARARAAGAKLFLDATQSFGVLRLDLESIRPDYVAVHGYKWMLAPRGCAWMYVRSGNVSELEPLAPGWHTVDRPNASYFGEEPWSAHARKLDGALPWLPWIGGRAAVQWLRRLDAEQVEARALDLAGQARRGLESLGIEVAPSDQPSHIVRMYAGGSDVLARHLRSRGVIASGGPTGLRVGFHGFNDDDDVTRFLDGVETWQSERLSTDDTN; translated from the coding sequence ATGAAAAGCGTCGCGATGGGCAGGGCGGGCGTGGGCCCGGCCCTCCACATGACTCTCGATGAGTTCCGTGCCGGGTTTGACGCGTTGAAAACACTCGCTTGGCTCGACACACCCGGCTGTCCCCCGGCCTCCCGGCCGGTTCTGGAGGCGCTGCACCGAAACCTCGACAGCTGGCAGGAGGGCCACTTCAGCTGGACGGAGTGGGAAGCGGATCCCGATCATGCTCGGGCCGACATCGCGTCGCTCCTCGGCGCGACACCCGCCGATATCGCGCTCGTGAGCTCGGTGTCAGAGGCAGCGTCGACGATCGCGCGCTCGCTGCCGCGCGGAGCCAGGGTCCTGGTGGAGGCCGAGGAGTTCCGCAGCAACCTCTTCCCGTGGACAGCGCTTGCGGAGCGAGGCGAGATCGAGGTCGTCAGCCCCCAGGCGGGAGGCACCGGCACGCTCACCGACCGGCTCTGCGCGAGCTTGGTCGACGGCATCGATCTCGTGGCAGTCAGCACGGCGCTCTCCTCCACCGGTGCACGCCCTGACCTGTCCGTCATCGCGGCACGGGCGCGCGCAGCGGGAGCCAAGCTGTTCCTCGACGCGACCCAGTCCTTCGGCGTCCTTCGCCTCGATCTCGAGTCGATCAGACCGGACTACGTGGCCGTGCACGGGTACAAGTGGATGCTGGCCCCGCGCGGGTGCGCCTGGATGTACGTGCGGTCGGGCAACGTGAGCGAACTCGAGCCGCTCGCCCCGGGCTGGCACACCGTGGACCGGCCCAATGCCAGCTACTTCGGTGAGGAACCGTGGTCAGCGCACGCACGGAAGCTGGACGGCGCGCTGCCATGGCTGCCGTGGATCGGCGGGCGTGCCGCGGTCCAGTGGTTGCGGCGGCTCGACGCGGAGCAGGTCGAGGCCCGCGCCCTGGACCTCGCGGGACAAGCTCGGCGGGGGCTGGAGTCCTTGGGCATCGAGGTCGCGCCCTCTGACCAGCCCAGCCACATCGTCCGGATGTACGCCGGTGGCAGCGACGTGCTCGCCCGCCACCTCCGGAGCCGCGGCGTCATCGCCAGCGGCGGACCGACGGGGCTGCGGGTCGGCTTCCACGGCTTCAACGACGACGACGACGTGACCAGGTTTCTCGACGGAGTGGAGACCTGGCAATCAGAAAGGCTGAGCACAGATGACACAAATTGA
- a CDS encoding IclR family transcriptional regulator, producing MVVQDMKSAPTRIGSVSRAIQLLVVLAETPMDVRKPRVLADAAGFTLSSAYHLLNTFEDSGLLSKDTSGCYQFGPTFAFLAEAHHRSGRLPATVVARVRELAARTGESAYFSAWRHGKIEMLMSELGSNAVHVAVLPSGSRGVEHARASGKLLLALSDDQTIQNFLRSENLNRVTDETITDPATLMSELVKIREQGYATELEEFIVGVGCASAPVYALGRVFGAITISAPIERFRNRENELVTAVCQAAADVEIVVPDSSHLAEAMVGGS from the coding sequence ATGGTAGTTCAGGATATGAAATCAGCCCCCACGCGAATCGGCTCCGTGAGCCGCGCAATACAGCTGTTGGTCGTGCTGGCAGAGACCCCGATGGACGTTCGCAAGCCGCGCGTCCTGGCGGATGCTGCGGGTTTCACCCTGTCCTCGGCCTACCACCTCCTGAATACCTTTGAGGATTCGGGGCTGCTGTCGAAGGACACGTCCGGCTGCTACCAGTTCGGCCCGACCTTCGCCTTCTTGGCCGAGGCGCACCACAGAAGCGGGCGATTGCCCGCCACGGTTGTCGCCAGGGTGCGGGAGCTCGCGGCGAGGACCGGTGAGAGCGCGTACTTCAGTGCGTGGCGGCACGGGAAGATCGAAATGCTCATGTCGGAGCTGGGCAGCAACGCCGTCCACGTGGCGGTCCTGCCGAGCGGTTCTCGAGGGGTGGAGCACGCCCGGGCATCCGGAAAGCTTCTGCTAGCGCTCAGCGATGACCAGACGATCCAGAACTTCCTCCGAAGCGAGAACCTTAACCGGGTCACGGACGAGACCATCACCGACCCCGCCACCTTGATGAGTGAGCTCGTGAAGATTCGCGAGCAGGGCTACGCCACTGAGCTCGAGGAATTCATCGTCGGCGTCGGCTGCGCGTCCGCGCCCGTCTACGCATTGGGGCGCGTGTTCGGCGCGATCACCATCTCGGCACCGATCGAGCGTTTCCGAAACCGGGAGAACGAGCTTGTCACCGCCGTGTGCCAAGCGGCGGCCGACGTCGAGATCGTCGTCCCGGATTCGTCGCACCTGGCCGAAGCGATGGTCGGGGGCTCATGA
- a CDS encoding GntR family transcriptional regulator has product MKSGQSLSLKGLSDSLGMSAMPIREALRQLEGIGVVEIIPHRGARVRPLSLDDLVDTYDARIPLERALIRRTAARMDDATSARVRGVLDRQAEALATGNFAAARSAHEDFHLTLYRAAESPWLFRLCKQVWLNSERYQALTMTEYAHVHERRLEHQAILDACQTHQPDKAEKALERHLTRTVTFLSSAMANEHEEVEHRTLTSRAP; this is encoded by the coding sequence CTGAAGTCTGGTCAGTCGCTCAGCCTCAAGGGGCTCTCCGACAGCTTGGGCATGAGCGCCATGCCCATCCGCGAGGCGCTCCGTCAGCTCGAGGGCATCGGGGTCGTCGAGATCATCCCCCACCGGGGTGCGCGGGTGCGGCCGCTCTCGTTGGACGACCTCGTCGACACCTATGACGCCAGGATCCCGCTCGAGAGAGCCCTTATCCGGCGCACCGCCGCCCGGATGGACGACGCCACGTCAGCCAGGGTACGTGGGGTGTTGGACCGACAGGCCGAGGCACTTGCAACGGGCAACTTCGCGGCCGCGCGCTCGGCCCACGAGGACTTCCACCTGACCCTGTACCGCGCCGCCGAGTCGCCGTGGCTGTTCAGACTGTGCAAGCAGGTGTGGCTGAACAGCGAGCGTTACCAGGCACTGACGATGACGGAGTACGCACACGTGCACGAGAGGCGGCTCGAACACCAGGCGATCCTCGATGCGTGCCAGACCCATCAGCCGGACAAGGCGGAGAAGGCCCTCGAACGCCACCTGACCCGTACCGTGACGTTCCTCAGCAGCGCGATGGCGAACGAGCACGAAGAAGTCGAGCACCGCACGCTGACGAGCCGGGCGCCGTGA
- a CDS encoding BtpA/SgcQ family protein — translation MATTVSQVDVAVTCGVEGVFLINHGADYKKLVRCLAAVRDAHPSIVLGANFIRLGLAESLSTLAEDHDATALVDALWTDDARKEWSPDGLDTIALMREKTGWRGAHFGGIAFKYQAPVSDAELEPLAALAADRTDVPTTSGPGTGKSADPSKLAAIRRGAGMTTPLAIASGVTTENIHSILPVVDFVLVATGIAAPDGRISPTRLREMLAVASDAG, via the coding sequence GTGGCCACCACCGTCTCGCAGGTCGACGTCGCGGTGACGTGCGGGGTGGAGGGGGTCTTCCTCATCAACCACGGTGCCGACTACAAGAAGCTGGTGCGGTGCCTTGCCGCGGTGCGGGACGCTCATCCGAGCATCGTGCTCGGCGCAAACTTCATCCGGCTCGGACTCGCGGAATCCCTGAGCACACTGGCCGAGGATCACGATGCCACCGCGTTGGTCGATGCGCTGTGGACTGATGATGCTCGGAAGGAATGGTCACCAGACGGCCTGGACACCATCGCGCTCATGCGCGAGAAGACCGGGTGGCGCGGGGCTCACTTCGGCGGCATCGCGTTCAAGTACCAGGCCCCGGTGAGCGACGCCGAGCTCGAACCGTTGGCCGCGCTGGCAGCGGATCGCACGGACGTGCCCACCACCTCCGGCCCGGGCACGGGCAAGAGCGCCGACCCGTCGAAGCTCGCCGCGATCCGACGAGGTGCGGGCATGACGACGCCGCTAGCCATCGCGAGCGGTGTCACGACCGAGAACATCCACTCGATCCTCCCGGTGGTCGACTTCGTCCTCGTCGCCACCGGCATCGCTGCTCCTGACGGTCGCATCTCCCCCACCCGCCTGCGCGAGATGCTGGCAGTGGCGAGCGACGCCGGCTGA
- a CDS encoding ribbon-helix-helix domain-containing protein has protein sequence MKLSISIPEDDVALIDEYARATGLSSRSAVIQRALSLLRMAALEQDYGAAWEEWEVSGHRHDWEATVVDGLRDAPR, from the coding sequence ATGAAGCTCAGTATCAGCATTCCCGAGGACGATGTTGCACTGATTGACGAGTACGCCCGCGCCACCGGGCTGAGCTCCCGATCCGCGGTGATTCAGCGTGCGTTGTCCCTGCTACGGATGGCCGCCCTTGAGCAGGACTACGGGGCCGCCTGGGAGGAATGGGAAGTGTCGGGGCACCGCCACGACTGGGAGGCCACGGTCGTGGACGGGTTGCGCGATGCGCCGAGGTGA
- a CDS encoding ABC transporter substrate-binding protein — MAGKTVAINTLNNINDTLIREAVEQAGGDPSTIKFVEMRHPDMVAALDAGQVDVIWEVEPFLTIARQGGAKDVWALYAEATDDLTVATYFTSGAFAESDPEVVDAFATAVKESFAYATDNPYETRAILSEYTEIDPSIYDALTLPAPAEINTASVEHVAELGAKWGLFDESDPDLEALLP, encoded by the coding sequence CTGGCCGGCAAGACGGTAGCGATCAACACGCTCAACAACATCAACGACACGCTCATCCGCGAGGCGGTCGAGCAAGCCGGTGGTGACCCCTCGACGATCAAGTTCGTCGAGATGCGGCACCCGGACATGGTTGCCGCGCTGGACGCCGGCCAGGTTGACGTCATCTGGGAGGTCGAGCCCTTCCTCACCATCGCGCGCCAGGGCGGCGCGAAGGACGTGTGGGCGCTCTACGCCGAGGCCACCGACGACCTCACGGTCGCGACCTACTTCACCTCTGGCGCCTTCGCGGAGTCAGACCCTGAGGTCGTGGACGCCTTTGCGACGGCGGTGAAGGAGTCCTTCGCCTACGCCACCGACAACCCTTACGAGACCCGGGCGATCCTGTCCGAATACACCGAGATCGACCCGTCGATCTACGACGCGCTCACGCTCCCGGCGCCCGCGGAGATCAACACCGCGTCCGTGGAGCACGTCGCCGAGCTGGGCGCCAAGTGGGGGCTCTTCGACGAGTCGGACCCGGACCTCGAGGCGCTCCTTCCGTAG
- a CDS encoding MFS transporter produces the protein MPHLDELDRRGVTTGLLDRLADERVVDVVERVDRYRLAGQVRDGGDVTVRLREDRTEVSRRVPVEEDPGLTIVAGSVVAVVGGIGILGRFFWTWQSGHTRHRRRTLPLLALGGVTASATLAVSASLGASGAYWIAAVIHAFTTLAITGVVVLSVMQAVPPASVGETSGLVGLCQFAGFAAGPPVMGALSAGYGLRAGWVFVGACSAMSVALALLGAPPKAAPR, from the coding sequence GTGCCGCATCTCGACGAACTTGATCGTCGAGGGGTCACCACCGGCTTGCTCGACCGCCTCGCGGATGAGCGTGTCGTTGATGTTGTTGAGCGTGTTGATCGCTACCGTCTTGCCGGCCAGGTCCGCGACGGAGGCGACGTCACCGTCCGGCTTCGCGAGGATCGCACCGAAGTCAGCCGACGGGTCCCCGTCGAGGAGGACCCTGGGCTGACGATCGTGGCCGGCTCGGTGGTTGCCGTGGTCGGAGGTATCGGAATCCTCGGGCGGTTCTTCTGGACCTGGCAGTCCGGCCATACCCGTCACCGCAGGCGCACGCTTCCACTCTTGGCCCTCGGCGGGGTGACCGCTTCTGCGACGCTCGCGGTCTCGGCATCGCTCGGCGCCTCAGGTGCGTACTGGATCGCAGCGGTGATCCATGCGTTCACCACGTTGGCGATCACTGGCGTGGTCGTTCTGAGCGTGATGCAGGCCGTACCGCCCGCCTCGGTGGGCGAGACTTCCGGGCTCGTCGGCCTGTGCCAGTTCGCTGGTTTCGCAGCAGGTCCGCCCGTGATGGGAGCCCTCTCCGCCGGCTACGGGCTTCGGGCGGGGTGGGTCTTCGTTGGCGCGTGCAGTGCCATGTCTGTGGCGCTGGCGCTGCTCGGAGCACCCCCGAAGGCAGCGCCCCGCTGA
- a CDS encoding MFS transporter, whose amino-acid sequence MVVPDKLWSRGFVLACVINLTIATNFFLLMVTMALYAVDRFSASDSMAGLASSMFVIGAIVVRVVAGTLTEAVGRRRMLLLMMAVFVVVSLAYLPSSSMPLLLIVRFVHGMAHGLATTAVVTIAQSLVPPLRRGEGTGYFTLGSSLAAAVGSFLGVTLIERIGYEALFWASFTLSVVGVVVTLALRVPSARPASARRVRTRGFRVSNLLEPTALPVATFMLLVGVAYSGVITFVNSYAIELDLATGAGAFFLVYSVVLFGARLVAGRVQDLRGDNVVMYPSLVLFVAGLLAIAVARTDAVLLLSAALLGAGFGTLMSSGQAIAVARVMPHRMGLAVSTYFLMLEVGMGLGPLALGAIVTRADYRVMFLVTAAIAIAAAAHYALVHGRHRRGSAGPA is encoded by the coding sequence ATGGTGGTCCCGGACAAGCTCTGGTCCCGGGGCTTCGTCCTCGCCTGCGTCATCAACCTCACCATCGCGACCAACTTCTTCTTGCTTATGGTCACGATGGCCCTGTACGCCGTCGACCGCTTCAGTGCCAGTGACAGCATGGCCGGGCTCGCCTCGAGCATGTTCGTGATCGGCGCCATCGTGGTGCGGGTCGTCGCCGGCACCCTCACGGAGGCCGTGGGCCGTCGGCGGATGCTGCTGCTCATGATGGCGGTCTTCGTCGTCGTGTCGCTGGCGTACCTGCCCAGCTCGTCGATGCCCCTGCTGCTCATCGTGCGGTTCGTCCACGGCATGGCCCACGGGCTAGCGACGACGGCGGTGGTCACCATCGCCCAGAGCCTCGTCCCGCCGCTGCGCCGCGGGGAGGGAACCGGCTACTTCACCCTCGGCAGTTCCCTGGCCGCCGCGGTGGGGTCGTTCCTGGGCGTCACGCTCATCGAACGCATCGGCTACGAGGCGCTGTTCTGGGCGTCGTTCACCCTGTCCGTCGTCGGGGTGGTGGTCACCCTGGCCCTGCGGGTACCGTCCGCGCGCCCGGCATCCGCGCGGCGGGTGCGTACGCGGGGCTTCCGCGTCAGCAACCTGCTGGAGCCAACGGCGCTGCCGGTGGCGACGTTCATGCTGCTCGTCGGGGTGGCGTACTCCGGTGTGATCACGTTCGTGAACTCCTACGCCATCGAGCTCGACCTGGCCACAGGTGCCGGGGCGTTCTTCCTCGTCTACTCGGTGGTGCTGTTCGGCGCCCGGCTCGTCGCCGGCCGGGTGCAGGATCTGCGTGGGGACAACGTCGTCATGTACCCCTCGCTCGTGCTGTTCGTCGCTGGCCTCCTCGCAATCGCGGTGGCCCGGACCGACGCCGTGCTGCTGCTCAGCGCCGCGCTGCTCGGCGCGGGGTTCGGCACGCTGATGTCTTCCGGGCAGGCCATCGCGGTCGCCCGGGTCATGCCCCACCGCATGGGCCTGGCGGTCTCGACGTACTTCCTCATGCTCGAGGTCGGGATGGGGCTGGGCCCCCTGGCACTGGGCGCGATCGTCACGCGCGCGGACTACCGCGTGATGTTCCTGGTGACGGCCGCAATCGCCATCGCCGCCGCCGCCCACTACGCGCTGGTGCACGGCCGCCACCGCCGTGGCAGTGCAGGGCCGGCCTGA
- a CDS encoding ABC transporter substrate-binding protein yields the protein MRKENRRYTAAAVVAALGVSLAACTSADSAPDAGGDDLESVRISMGVDPSFAPLYIADQEGLFEEAGLSVEFVETEGGPAAVQNVGAGIADIAITSDVATLSAQNSKLKAVAVFQETGDLFKVVLREGVSPADIRSMAYFPGLGHYITLRYLESQGLDPDAIELISAGPPEFPAILGNGDADGYIVFEPWVSRGVEQGGEVVGSSADFDTEAIQWVVANGDWLAANEETAAKVVAVLDRASELVEADQASAVDAAMQAIQVDEKIAASAIEAISFDVRGFTPSDYEAVEGLVQFLEGIDVLDKPIDLQQVMLADWFEQNVESRP from the coding sequence ATGCGAAAAGAAAATCGTCGATACACCGCCGCCGCGGTGGTAGCTGCTTTGGGGGTGTCGTTGGCTGCCTGTACCAGCGCCGACAGTGCGCCGGATGCTGGCGGTGACGACCTCGAAAGTGTCCGGATCTCGATGGGGGTGGATCCATCGTTCGCGCCTTTGTATATTGCGGACCAGGAAGGCCTCTTCGAAGAGGCCGGGTTGTCAGTCGAGTTCGTTGAGACCGAGGGTGGTCCGGCGGCCGTTCAAAACGTCGGTGCCGGCATTGCTGATATTGCGATCACTTCCGACGTGGCAACGCTCAGTGCGCAAAATTCAAAACTCAAAGCCGTCGCGGTATTCCAGGAGACGGGAGACCTCTTCAAGGTGGTGCTCCGAGAGGGGGTAAGTCCCGCCGATATCCGTTCCATGGCGTATTTTCCCGGACTTGGTCACTACATAACCCTGCGCTATCTCGAGAGTCAGGGACTCGACCCGGATGCGATCGAACTGATTAGCGCTGGTCCGCCCGAGTTCCCCGCCATCTTGGGAAACGGTGACGCCGACGGATACATCGTCTTTGAACCATGGGTCTCCAGGGGTGTTGAACAGGGGGGCGAAGTGGTGGGCAGCAGCGCGGACTTTGACACTGAAGCAATCCAGTGGGTCGTGGCGAATGGGGACTGGCTCGCTGCAAATGAAGAAACTGCAGCCAAGGTTGTTGCTGTGCTCGACCGAGCATCTGAGCTTGTCGAAGCAGACCAAGCTAGCGCCGTCGACGCCGCGATGCAGGCGATCCAGGTCGACGAAAAGATTGCCGCTTCCGCAATCGAGGCTATTTCGTTCGATGTCCGCGGGTTCACTCCATCAGACTATGAAGCAGTCGAGGGATTGGTGCAGTTCCTCGAAGGAATCGATGTGCTAGACAAGCCGATCGACCTGCAGCAGGTCATGCTGGCGGATTGGTTCGAGCAGAACGTCGAATCCAGACCCTAA
- a CDS encoding alanine racemase, translating to MMTSLVGQHVDALDTPALLIDRKVLLGNIEVIGASLRKLGTAWRPHAKAHKSPSIAHLLLEAGAHGITCAKTSEAEIYAASGIRDILIANQVVGPIKTRRLAQLARQADIAVAVDCLENALEHDAAAAEAGTSPRLVIEINSGMNRAGIDPGDDTVELAKRIVALKHVRFGGVMTWEGHTTTVVDPAAREQAIHDSLAPVLESVLAIQDAGIDVPIVSCGGTGTFRTTAGIEGVTEVQAGGGIFGDQIYRALGVPVQPALSLLVTVTSRPAPDRVIIDAGRKSLDPTAALPEVQGLSNVQSMSFSAEHGIINLSAPTADVRIGDRLQLLIGYSDQAVHLHEQFFVLDGNTVSSVWPTWARGRLQ from the coding sequence ATGATGACTTCGCTCGTTGGCCAGCATGTTGATGCGCTTGATACGCCGGCATTGCTTATCGATCGAAAGGTATTACTCGGGAACATTGAAGTGATCGGCGCAAGCCTGCGAAAGCTGGGGACAGCTTGGCGTCCACATGCCAAGGCGCACAAGTCGCCTTCGATCGCCCACCTGCTGCTTGAGGCTGGCGCACATGGGATCACCTGCGCCAAGACCAGCGAAGCTGAAATCTATGCCGCATCGGGTATTCGTGACATCCTCATCGCGAACCAGGTCGTCGGACCGATCAAGACTCGCCGACTCGCACAGCTGGCAAGACAAGCGGACATCGCTGTGGCGGTTGATTGCCTTGAGAACGCGCTCGAGCATGACGCTGCCGCGGCCGAGGCGGGGACATCGCCGCGGCTTGTGATCGAGATAAACTCCGGCATGAACCGTGCGGGAATTGACCCCGGTGACGACACGGTAGAGCTGGCGAAACGGATCGTGGCCCTGAAGCATGTCCGCTTTGGTGGTGTCATGACGTGGGAGGGACATACGACGACGGTCGTCGATCCGGCCGCGCGTGAGCAGGCGATCCACGATTCACTGGCGCCGGTGCTTGAGTCGGTGCTGGCCATCCAGGACGCTGGCATAGACGTGCCGATCGTCTCGTGTGGTGGCACCGGAACGTTTCGGACCACTGCTGGTATCGAAGGCGTGACGGAGGTACAGGCGGGTGGAGGCATTTTTGGCGATCAAATCTACCGCGCACTTGGCGTCCCGGTGCAGCCAGCGCTCTCGCTTCTGGTAACAGTGACGAGCCGGCCGGCACCGGACCGGGTGATTATCGATGCGGGGAGGAAATCTTTGGACCCCACCGCTGCTTTGCCCGAAGTACAAGGGTTGAGCAACGTCCAATCGATGTCGTTCTCAGCCGAGCACGGCATCATCAACCTCAGTGCACCTACCGCAGACGTTCGGATTGGCGATCGGCTGCAGCTGCTGATCGGCTATAGCGACCAAGCCGTGCATCTCCACGAGCAGTTCTTCGTTCTTGACGGCAACACCGTGAGTTCTGTCTGGCCGACGTGGGCGCGCGGACGCTTGCAGTGA
- a CDS encoding sulfite exporter TauE/SafE family protein — MTWADALLLLVAGTAAGTINTVVGSGSLVTFPALLAVGLPPVLANVTNNIGVLPGNISGAIGYRRELRGNYRVASRLAIASMIGGVLGALLLLVLPEEIFAWVVPVLIVLACVLIVVGPRLKQRLAARRAAVGAPGAVTGKLSVGVGLTGVYGGYFGAAQGVILLSVLSIALPGGLQKANALKNVLAASANGAAAVVFILISDVDWPAAALVAVGAVIGGQIGARVGRRIPDLVYRVVVLAVGVLAIVHIVAF; from the coding sequence ATGACGTGGGCCGACGCCCTGCTCCTGCTGGTGGCCGGCACGGCCGCCGGCACGATCAACACCGTGGTGGGCTCCGGATCGTTGGTGACGTTCCCGGCACTGCTCGCCGTCGGCCTGCCCCCGGTGCTGGCGAACGTGACCAACAACATCGGGGTGCTGCCGGGCAACATCTCCGGGGCGATCGGCTACCGGCGGGAGCTGCGGGGCAACTACCGGGTGGCCTCGCGACTGGCGATCGCCTCGATGATCGGCGGCGTGCTCGGCGCACTGCTCCTGCTGGTGCTGCCCGAGGAGATCTTCGCCTGGGTGGTGCCCGTGCTCATCGTCCTGGCATGCGTCCTCATCGTCGTCGGCCCGCGCCTCAAGCAGCGGCTGGCGGCTCGCCGGGCGGCGGTCGGGGCGCCAGGTGCGGTGACCGGGAAGCTGAGTGTCGGGGTGGGTCTGACCGGCGTCTACGGCGGCTACTTCGGTGCGGCGCAGGGCGTCATCCTGCTCTCGGTGCTCTCCATCGCCTTGCCTGGAGGACTGCAGAAGGCCAATGCGCTGAAGAACGTGCTGGCTGCTTCCGCCAACGGCGCGGCGGCTGTGGTGTTCATCCTCATCAGCGACGTCGACTGGCCCGCCGCGGCGCTGGTCGCGGTCGGCGCCGTCATAGGCGGCCAGATCGGCGCGCGGGTCGGCCGACGTATCCCGGACCTCGTCTACAGAGTCGTCGTCCTAGCGGTGGGTGTCCTGGCGATCGTCCACATCGTCGCGTTCTAG
- a CDS encoding gamma-glutamyltransferase family protein yields the protein MTNAPAQLKGPSYGPAHVRRPVRTAAGRPPTVAGRAMVATSQPLATWAGLRALNRGGNAADAALAAAAMQTVVEPMSTGIGGDCFAIVWKDGKADALDAAGPAPARIDDDTPATRGPRSVTVPGAVAGWAELNARYGRLSLEECLADAIDAAERGFAVAAITAQLWAAADSPAGMPAPTLGERVTATELAATLRRIADGGPDAFYRGPVAEAIASVSWLEEEDLRAYAPRWVEPLRHNYRGTEVLELPAPTQGVAALEALGLLERMDGPTLPNRIRAARLAIEDALANVRDGVDVSHLLDPAHLDRRVQVQEQLVAEPLGGTVYIAAVDEDRMAVSFIQSLYMSFGSGVVAPGTGVVLQNRGAGFGVQGRVVAGTRPYHTIIPGMMARDGDLYGPFGIMGGPIQAQAHMQFVSSLVDDGLDVQAALDRPRFLVAGDGVHLEEGYWPEAAALEEAGEQVVLDDNAHGFGGGQAVIVQGDALIGGSDPRKDGHAGGF from the coding sequence ATGACGAATGCTCCTGCGCAGCTCAAGGGTCCCTCCTACGGTCCCGCGCACGTCCGGCGCCCGGTGCGCACCGCCGCCGGCCGGCCGCCCACCGTCGCAGGGCGTGCCATGGTGGCGACGAGCCAGCCGCTGGCCACGTGGGCCGGGCTGCGGGCCCTGAACCGCGGGGGCAACGCCGCGGACGCGGCGCTCGCCGCGGCGGCCATGCAGACCGTGGTCGAGCCGATGTCCACGGGCATCGGCGGGGACTGCTTCGCGATCGTCTGGAAGGACGGCAAGGCCGACGCCCTCGACGCCGCCGGGCCGGCTCCCGCCCGGATCGACGACGACACCCCGGCCACGCGTGGGCCACGGTCGGTCACGGTGCCCGGCGCGGTGGCGGGCTGGGCGGAGCTCAACGCCCGCTACGGTCGCCTCAGCCTCGAGGAGTGCCTGGCCGACGCGATCGACGCGGCGGAACGAGGCTTCGCCGTCGCGGCGATCACCGCTCAGCTGTGGGCGGCCGCCGACTCCCCCGCGGGCATGCCGGCGCCGACCCTGGGGGAGCGGGTGACCGCGACCGAGCTCGCCGCCACGCTGCGCCGGATCGCCGACGGGGGCCCCGACGCCTTCTACCGCGGACCGGTGGCCGAGGCCATCGCATCCGTCAGCTGGCTGGAGGAGGAGGACCTGCGCGCCTACGCGCCGCGCTGGGTCGAGCCGCTGCGGCACAATTACCGCGGCACCGAGGTTCTCGAGCTTCCCGCGCCCACCCAGGGTGTCGCGGCACTGGAGGCGCTCGGGCTGCTCGAACGGATGGACGGTCCGACCCTGCCGAACCGGATCCGCGCCGCTCGGCTGGCGATCGAGGACGCACTGGCGAACGTGCGTGACGGCGTCGACGTGAGCCACCTCCTGGATCCCGCCCACCTCGACCGGCGCGTCCAGGTCCAGGAGCAGTTGGTTGCCGAGCCGCTGGGCGGGACCGTCTACATCGCCGCCGTCGACGAGGACCGGATGGCCGTGTCGTTCATCCAGAGCCTGTACATGTCATTCGGCTCCGGAGTCGTCGCCCCCGGCACGGGGGTCGTGCTGCAGAACCGGGGTGCGGGCTTCGGCGTCCAGGGTCGCGTGGTCGCCGGCACCCGGCCGTACCACACGATCATCCCGGGGATGATGGCCCGGGACGGCGACCTCTACGGTCCGTTCGGGATCATGGGCGGCCCGATCCAGGCGCAGGCCCACATGCAGTTCGTGTCGAGCCTCGTCGACGACGGGCTCGACGTGCAGGCCGCGCTGGACCGCCCCCGCTTCCTCGTCGCAGGCGACGGCGTCCACCTCGAGGAGGGCTACTGGCCCGAGGCGGCCGCGTTGGAGGAGGCCGGCGAGCAGGTCGTCCTCGACGACAACGCCCACGGCTTCGGCGGCGGGCAGGCGGTCATCGTCCAGGGCGACGCCCTCATCGGTGGGTCAGACCCGCGGAAGGACGGTCACGCCGGTGGCTTCTGA